The DNA sequence TGACAAGAAACCCACAGAGGGGACAGGAGGAAGCCAGAGAGTGGCCTTGCTTTACAATAAGAGGATTACGACGCAGGCTGATAATCCTCCCACAATTCAGCAGCACAAAGGAGTGAGCTGACATCACATTCAGCCCTCCAAGTCTCATCCTTAAAATGAGGCTAATTAACAGCTAATCCCAACCACTGCCAAATTGACCACTGTTTTTGAAGACAGGGTGTGAGAAGGGCAGTATTAAGGGAAACAGGGAAAGGGGAAATTacttcacttttttaaaaaactgactTTAACTTCTATATGAGAATTGGTTATTTCTCTAATGTTATCTTGTTTGCTCAATTAAACAACAGATTAAAATGGCCTACAAAAAGAAGTTTGTCTTGGTTTTGAATTCCATTAAACATGATTTGTGCAGAATTCTCTCTTTATCTCATTTCTGTCCAAAATACGGTGCTGATCAATTTCAGTGCTCAATATAAACACAGATTCTGCTTTGCGGTTTTACTTGGATATTTATGGGAACTTCTTAATTAGGTGGTTAACTGCTTAAATCTCTTCTACTGCATTATTGATGAAGTGTCTGAATAATCCCTTGCAGGCACCGAGAACTGTGATTGGTTTATCTATTAGCGTACTTCTACTTCCCAGATCCAATTTCACAACCAGACTCCTTTTAGTAAACAAACTAGGCCAGTctgaaaaactaatgaaaaaagaaaactaatttTCTTGCCATCTGGAAGCTATCTTGAAAGAACACTAAGGAAGACAGAAACTAAAATTATTGAGGTATATTTTAACATGGTAAAAAGatttcagtcagtttttacttttttgcaGCATAATGACGAGCGTTACTAGTTATGACAGTGTCCCAATTTATGGAAGATCTATAAAAGCTGTTCTTCAGGTCAGGATTCGGGTGGCCATGTGAGAAAAATCACTCTGAGCAGAGCAGCATGCACTATAATTCTACCTGATGAAATTAAATTGCTGTACAGCCAAGCGTCTAGTGCATGAATGTGAAATGAAATCAGAGAAACTTGTTAAGGTGACTAAAAGGtgaaaacaaagagagaaaactGCAATTTCAGCACCTAACACAATGAGGAGAGATTCTGATctgaacatgaaataaaaaaagaaaaccagtgATACAGTGAATGAGAGATTGAGTGGGTGCGTTAACCAGCataaatgatgaaaatgaaaccataatTATGAAAAAGACAGATTTTCCCCCTAGATTGATTCTCAGAGTATCCAAAATATCTTGTTCAAGTTTTTTCGCAATTGATTTGAGAGCCAAAACTAGGGGTAAAAACTGATTCAGCAGTGACCCACAACCCTCAAATTGTCACACAGCCAGCCCAAATGACCCCAGAAGAACAGAGAGAGCCCAGCGTACCCGACGAGGAGTCGGAGGATTTTAGAGCAAAAGACCAACCATCAGGGGTCATAGACGCACAGTGAGGTAAGCGTAGCTCCACAGGCTTCAAAAACTTGAGGCCGTGAGGTCCACACATCACCAGAGGGctgagcagagtctctcctgcaaacacaaacacagaatgtGGTTATAAACGCAATGCAGggtgattaaaaataaacacacacaagcaggtctcaaatgtaatttttcccCTACAGTGCTGGAAGGCTTGGGGAAGGTATCCATGCTAGAAATGTAAAGATTCATTTGACAGTATGGCACTTTGGATACGGGTTATCTATAATTATTGTCTATAATTTGAGATTGTTGTAAcgtaattttgtttgtttgccaaAAGCTGATATGATTGGGGGGTGCGGAGATCCCTCGTGGTCTCATCTGTCAATGTCAGCAAGATACGACAATGAAGCACTTTGCATGTCTGAAATTTCTATGCAAATTGGACTAGACGCAGCAAGAGCAAAGGAAGCTGCCTATAATACAGCCTGCAGAGGACAGCTGGATTAAACTAATGCAGACtttagtttaataaaaaaattcagCTTGTCAAAGTGTAAGAACCAGGTGGTGTATCGAGCCCACATGGCAGCCATTCACATAATTAACATCTCTCGCATCGGATATCTACAGCagatgtttaatattttagatGAAGAATTTGAGCCTTTTAAAGTCTAATTCCCTCATAGTACACATAGTAAAGGTTTTGTTAGGGGAAAAACAAGAATCTCTTTATTTTAGATCATTTGATTAACATTAACAAGTCTCTCATGCTTTTCCAGACTAGTTAGACATCCACAACCCAAAATCTGACAGCAATTTTTGTGACTAGTGAGATGTGTGAAGGTTTTTATGGTATTCTGGttctacataaaaaaacaaatatttaagaaACAAGTAGTGAGTAGACTGATGAGGATTTTCATACACTAACATTTTACCCAACCGaccaacaaataaataaagatttttgtcacttgggggcagcagaaacaagttgtgaacaccatactgacatattgccaaggggtgggaatcaccagaggccccacgatacgatattatcacgatatttatgttgcgattcgattttaATGCGAtcttaaatatattgagatatattgcaatttattacctttttccaacttctaactaggtccctaaagtcaaactttgtcaacatctgtttatctaaaaagatacatttctctgtttgttcatatcactttttcagtcctctatatggtcctgttaagttttctagtggactaaaaaagcaatagattttattattctagtaccaaaaagttaaaactcccatctgcaatttatataataaaacatcGATACTTGGcatccgtgtatcgatacagtattgccatggcaaatatcacgatactatgctgtatcgattttttcccccactgctAATATTgccaccttttaagttgatatggcaaactAATTAGCAAACAGAGCTGctcatttacacatccagcagttacagagcaacattatgtagCAATATTAACTCTCTTGGAACGATTTATggagggaaatatctgtctctttagctctTCTGCtggttttagagctttttccccactgaaaacagctgccctCTGCGGCCAAAAATGATGCTATGAGAGCAGTGCGAGTGAATTAAAACAGCAAAGCTGCAGGCCGGGCAGCTAAACAATGACCTGAAACTTGCTATAAAGCTGCGTAAACATTTGAGAGACCCATTTCACAGTGTCACATTGGTTGTCATTTGATATATTCTTGTCATAAAATCAATTATAGATGCTTTAAGCAAAGCATATTTTTATCGGCAGGGACATCTGCTGGTCCTTTCTTCCATGGTCAATATGTTAGTATTATTGTTAATCAGCACTTTAGCTCCAGCATATCTCCCCAAAACATGACATGCACCTtaaactacaaacaaaaatgaCAGACCATGTGAATTGACTTCATaagaatgtaaacaaaagaaaacccCATGGCTTCTTCCTCACTCCATCTTTGATAAGTTACCTTTCTCCTTGTCAAGTGGTGGCAAGATGCTGTTGTCTCTGCAGACCTTGAAATAGATCTCCTGCTCCACACCGTCAGGGATGGCACCCTGTGGGATAATTATGCTGACACCTGTCTCAATGGAGCTCAGGACACCACCGTTAGAATTGAAGATACCTCGAGCTGTTGCTACCACTGTGTGGCcctcatcttcatcctcatcatcatccagGGCACTGGGGCTGGGAGACAGATACCTTTACTGTCACACTCATTTTCAACAGAATACCTTAGACCTCTATTCTTCTCTAGTCAGCCTGCGTCAGGTGACAGAGCTGCATTATTACCTCACAGGGATGGCTTTGGGCACAGCGTTGATGTTGTTGTGCTGGTGTTTGGTGCGGTGGTCCACAGTGCGCGTGAAAGTGTCCAAACCACTGTCATGGTCTGTGTTCTGGGGCTGTGGGGGTATCTGAGGCTTCACTGGGCTGGAGCTCCGGCCCTGCTCCAAACACAAGAGGGTACAGTGTTATATATACACGTTACTGTATGTGGTATGGCGCTAACGTATGGTGACTGAAAATTCTCAGTTCTGACTGGTTGGAAGGTGTGGATTAACTTTCCGTAATCGGACAGCACGACTGGACGGCTATGACATATGTGTTTGATTGctgtttaattataattttatgaGCCATTATTAAACACAGCAACAGTGCGACTTAGCTGAAGAGCATGCAGCTAGAAATACTGATACAatcaccaccaacaacaaccaaCAATAGGATAAATAGCTTCTCAGTGAGAACCAAACTAATTTACTAATTTAACctaaaatgtgtgtattttgtataATTGTGTATTTGAGTTAATCTGGATTTTCAAATCAAGAAATGGACATCCTTATTCTATGGGCCCATTACAATTGATCTGAAAAGTTATTTCAGATCAATTCGCTCTTTGAAAAATGGAATTGCAACATGTGACAAAATTACAGTTCCAGAAGAGTTTTGACCTAAGTGTAGGGAAATACTGGTaaattgtataaaaaaaataaaagatacaaaaaaattaaaaatagaaagagaaaaagtacagcatgaaataataaattgcatttaaaattttacttttttcaaaactagaTTACCTTGCTTGCTTATGTTTTTGACTACAGTTACATCAATAGCATCATTAATTGGAATTCAACTTACCTTTGGAGCAATCTCAGGCTTGTCATTGGGCAGAAGGTTGTGGTTGAATTTAGGACTGTCGAACATGCGCGCAAAAGGCTTGGCAGACGTGGTGTAGGGTTTGGGTGTGTAGCGGTTGTAGCTGGATACTGGTGGAGCCCCGGTGCTAGTGACTGTTTTTGGAGGCTGTTCACTAGTGCCATTAACTGGAGACTTCTCAGGGAAACTCTTGTGAGGCAGGAAGTTGGTTTGGACAGTGTCCTCTCGGGCAGGAGGCTTGGCTGTGGAAGAGCCATAAGGGTCAGCCAAAAAGCTCTCCAGTAATTTCCGACATTTTGACATTCAAAGCAGTCAGTGTCTCTCAGTAGACAACGTATAGTGTGATACAGTACACAGATGCATCATGCATGTGATTACAGCGTAGATAGTATAAAAGGACTAGTTTCTCCCTTTCCTTTGATAGAAAACAGTGGATTTTACCTTCAGGTGCAGGTTTGGGCAGTGTGGCTGGTTGCAGAGGAGGTGTCACCTGGGGAACTGGTTCATATTTTTTCTCCACTGGACTTGGTTTCTCCACTGACTCCGTCCTATATCACAAGACCAAAACCATCAATTGAGATTCCCAGAAGAAATAACCAAGACAAACATAAAAGCCGTAAAGGATGTTAAAGATAGTTGGAAGGAAAGTTGAAAGACACATTAATACCTTTAAACTATATCATCTAAGTGAAATAAGTCAAAGATGTTTCATAAAAGCATTATATTCAGAATTTCTTGGGAGTGTGGATGTGAATGGGCATCACCTGGGGTAGTTGTGGGTTGTTTGTACTTGTGGCTGGGGTTTGTTGGGACCAGTCTGGAGCTTATCAAAGTAAGACAGCTGTTTCCGGTAGTAGTCCTCGTCCTCATCAGGATCGTAATGGTTGGAGCGCACAATGTCATCAGCTACCTGGGGCTGAGGCTTCTGAGGCCCTGGGGCTCTGGGTTGGTGTGATAAAATAACACGTTAAATGCAAGGAAAAGACAGGTGAGAACAGAGCAGGAGAATACAATGAAAAATGGCCAAAATGAAGCGGTTGCGCAACTTGGTCActatcaaaatgtcaaaattaaaGTGACTACTTAAACAATATTAGTGCAAAATTACTCTGAAGAATCAGGGTGAGTGGAAacacaataacagcagcattgGCTTACCTAAAGGTCTTCTCTTGATCCAGGTTACTCAGAGAATTTGCTTTAGGGATTACTCCACCTGCTTTCAAGGGTAAATCGGCTGCCTGTAGTAGCAAAAACAATTAACCCCATCAGTAGGATGTTCACTTCTAATGTGTTAATTTCTCAATatgttgaaaagaaaatgtacatgTTAAGTAGACTAGTAAAAACTGTAACTACACAAGCTGCCTTATGTAATATATCTGCCAACAGTTTACCCTGTTCCCAGATGAATCTCCTGCATCTCTGGCTCTATCCATTGACACAGAGCGTTTGTTCTCAAACATCTTGACCCTAGTCAGGACTGACTGCGGCCGCATGGCGGGGTCATCCTCCGGTTTCTCATCTCTGGCAGGGGTGGGTTTCGGAGGGTCTGCAGGGGACGGTGAGGGGGCCTCTGCTTTGAAAGGTGGTGTGGGGCTGGTTTCAGAGTTCACAGGAATGGGATCATACTGCTGAGGTTTGTAGCTCTTTTGCGGTGGAGTTGGTCCCTGGTTAAAGGCAGGTCGCTGGGCAGGGGGTTCTGGCGAACGGGCAGCTGAGGGATAAGTGCTCAGGTGAGAATCCTGGTTGTAGTGCAGGTCAGGCGGAGCAGGAGGTGGGGGGTCATCATAGCGAACAGGCCCTGGACCCGTCGGTTTACCGTAGCGAGGCCGTCCGTCGAATCCCTGCTGAGATGGATGCCCGTCGTGGCGGAGAGGAGGGGTGTACTGGGAGTCAGGGCCGTCACCGTATGGCAAACGGGGATCGTAGCCCTGGGAGTTGGCAGTAGAGAGGGGCTGCTTGTAGGGATTCCACGTTTGTTGGTCATAGTGAGGCACACTGTTCTCGTAGGGTGGGTTAGAGTCATAGTTCCGGTACTTTGGTTCTGGGTAACCACCTCCGCTGCTGACTCCACTGCTGCTGACATCATACCGACTTGGTGGGTGGTCGTAATCTCTGTATGGCTGGTCAGGGTGATAACCCTGCTGAGGGTTGTAAGTCACAGGCTTCATGGTGTGACTGATTCTCcctgtgttgttgtctgtgcTGTATGGATCATTCTGATACATCTACCAAACAAATAAGAAACACAGGGTAAGGTTAACAACTGAACAGGAtccactaacacacggacataaaatatgtaatatgaAAAACTGGACATACAAAAATCAGTTATAGCACGAGAAAAGGAGAATATTAAAACAAGTCCGTGAAATTAATTGCAGTAGAGGAAACAAGAAGGGACAGACCTGAAATAGAGAAACTGAGAGGGAAGAGTTACTGGTCAGATGACACTTTAGATTAAACAGAAATCGCAGCACAGCCAAACATTCATTGCAGCTTTAAAACACCACAATGTACCCAAATTAAACACTTGAATGAATTACAAAGAATAACAAAGatgaaatacaacaaaacaatgggatgcatttttcctgtccaaGCTGACAAAATTTGAAAATGGTATatagaaatgtaatgtaaattactTACAGAGGGTCTATCAATAATTTGACTAATAACTTGGGGTTTCTTGACACATTACGTGTACACTGCTGCATTCACAAGGGAAAATGTCACCCACTGTCTTGGTGAAATTTTGAAGGAAACTTCCACAAtaattatttaacattacaAGCACATACccattgtacaaaaaaaaaaattaataaaaatctaaTATCCTGATATTTGAGAAGTAACCATTAATTATCCATCCAAATATAAAGAACATTTCTGTTTAGGTGGTCTTCGCTACTTGGTCATAGCTACAATTCAAACAGAAGACAAACATTCGTAAAATGGTTGGAAAATTAATGGCTACTTTTACAAAGAAATGATATCCATTCAATCAACAATGATAAATACAGCACAAATACATCTGCTTCTGGTAGTTAACAGAGAAACATGTTGCAGCCATGCAAAGAGGTAAGAGATAAGCAACAGTGAGAGCTGCAGGATTTCCATTGCTCCCCTACATGTAGGCGTGTCAGTGCAGCCATCATCTCCAAAGCCCACTGTTGTTTACCAGCATTTGCTCGCACTccagcacatgcacacaccctctcgcacacaacacacacacagtctcttcTGGGCAGCACTGTGGTCAGCGGACATGCAGGGcagaaggagacagagacagagacagagagagagacagagagacagagagacagagagagagagagagagagagagagagagagagaggcgtggCAGCAGGAAGTAGGTAGGtagacaggcagcagcagcacaggagGTCAGCCAGGTCAGACTGGGCTGAGCTGGCCCAGGTCACGGCGCGTCCAGTGACGGTCAGATGGATACCTTTGGTTCTGTACTGGCCGTTCCAGACTGTAGAGGTTCTGGTGAGAAGCTCTGAGGGGCTAGCTCAGGGGTGGGCCTCCTAAGTGAGCCAGCCTCTGGGTTGGGGCTTGGCTGGCTGTGGGGAGCTCCAGGAGCCTCGTCAGGGCTCAGACCCCCTACAGTTTTTACAGTAACGTCGACAGCAGGGGGCAATGTCTCAGCCAGGGGCTCAGGCTGCTGGGGGATGCTAGGGACGGCAGCGGCCTCTGCTTTCTGTGAAGTGGTTCAGAAATGTTTAATAACACGCGCTGACACACTATGGTGCAGTACTAACAAGTGCTACTACCTTCACAGCCCCTCTAAACGGTCTGCTCCTCATTTGTGCCTACATCTTACACTGATTCAAATAACCAATCACCCGCCTCCGCATTTAACAATAGCTGTAGATCAACGAATGGCATGTGAGAGTTAGGAATTAGCAGCAGGACAAGTTTTCATTGTTATAGTATACTAACTTGATTTTAATGCTGCAGTTACAATACAGTAGTTTctcctttttccccccttttatGTTCATTAACACATCATGAGACGACAAATGTTAAGATTTGGATATCACAACGGCCAATCGGGTTTTGATTAATACATTTCACAGGTACACTGGGTTAACACTGGCATTTCCAACATGCACATAATACTTTCTAGTTTCGTATTGTCACAGTCCCAGTCATAGGTAAAACAAAGGTAGGAAGTGCACATAGGTGATTACTGGTACAGACACTTAGACATAAGTTTCTTCTCccagtgacatcagcaacagTCACACCAATAAGACAGCTTGTGGTAATACAGAGTACAAGAGTAACAGTAAAACTTCAAGTTCTTCtccttttcaaaaataaaaaacacactttcacaaACATCAATCAACAAacatagaaataaataatataataaatatagagatatatgtatatgtatatatatatatatatgttatatataatatttatatgttGCGATAAATACCTGACCACAACGGGTTTCACTTTCCCACTGATATTGTTTTGTAACAGTAGTTTtgtaactgtaaaaataaaaaagtgccTTCAATAGCGCTTCCAGAAAACCCTTCTAACGCACACCACGTCCTCCAGACAACAGGGAAGACGTGCAGCTCTCAGAAACGCTACCTGCTGCGGCACTGGTGCCTTGAATCCAGCTGGGTCGATGCGGTTCAGGGGGTCCGGCTGCACTGTGTGCTGGTAACCAGCGTAGCCAGGGGGCTCCTGGATGACCGGTGGGTCCTCACGGACAGGCTCAGAGGAGCGGGTGATGGCAGGCTCCGTGGGAGGACCCACATCGTCATTCAGTGTTTCATCCAGCTCCTGGTCAGTGTAGGCTCCACCCTCTGTGTCCGTGTCCTCGTAGTCGGAGGTATGGCGGCTGTCGGTGCTGTACATGGAATACTCACTACCTGGCGCCGACAGGTAGGACAGTCGGTCGTCGTGGATGTCAAGGTCATCCTCAGCTGTCCCATCAGCCTGGAAAACAAAAGgtaaagggagagagggagtaagaaatgtctgtctgtctgtctgtctgtgtgtgtgtgtgtgtgtgagacagggGGGGGGGTCTTACTTTGCCCTCTGAAACCCACACCAGctggttctgctgctgctggattaTCTCTTTCAGCGCTCCAAACCAACCATCATTCATGTTGTTCAAGTTAATGGTTGCTGAATACAcaaagagagaagagcagaagaGAATAAAAAACATCTCTACAATGAAATAAGTATGAACATTTACTTAATTAGCAATTAAGTAAAACCACAGCATCATAAATAAAAGTTCATTTTAGACATGAACTCTAACTCACAAATGCTCTGCCACTTTTACATGATTGGCATAATGTCTGTGAAAGGATAATTTTTAAGTTGCTCAAGCAATTTTCTTACTTGGGAACCAAAGATTGTTGACTATGCTGCTAAAGTGcaaatttcttcttcttcttcttcataagTAACCgtttttgaataaaatgtgcAAACCATTCACAACACACAGGGAAGTGATACTAATAATCTCTTGCCTTGtgcattttagtaaatattcCAAATTTATTGGTTTCCCAGTTTTATAAACATCAATTATAGCAGAACATCATTATGTGGCTTGATTTTGAGAAAACCTCTCAAATGAAAACCAGTGGATAAAGGCGTAGTACGCAGATGCAGTTTGTGGTGTAATAACTGTTTGGACAGAAGATTTTATTCaagaatttgtgtgtgtgcaaaggcTGAATGTGAGCCAAGCAAAATGCTCTCTAAACATGTTTATCACCAACAGATGCTCCTAAAGCATGGTAACACCATATCCCTTGACGGGAAGAATGCATGCTGAGAAAGGGGCCCGACGGTGCTCTTCTGTGCTGAACAAGCTTTTGTAAGAAGTCTGACAGAACAGGGCCAGCACAAGTGCCGTGTAGCCACAGCCCCCACCGCGACACTCAAGTGTCAACCGCCTTTGAAATGTGTCTTTGCCCTCTGTAAAATGTCTTCCACCCCCCTTAGTTTGAAATCCCCATctaaccctctctctctctctctccctcccgaTGGACTCACTGGTGAAGAGGTGGTGGTTGCTCTTCCTTAATTTAAGCGCTCGGTCATAGAGCTTCCTGGCGCTCTTCCTAGACTCAGGGCAGAGACGGGTCCTCATGTTCTTCACGCCCTGCTTGGTGTCTGGGTTGAGAAACACCACAATTGGATACCACTGAGCATAGTTCAGACGGTCCACTGCATTAGGGGTGATGTCCAGCACTGCATGCTTGTCCTtcatacacaaaacacaaat is a window from the Micropterus dolomieu isolate WLL.071019.BEF.003 ecotype Adirondacks linkage group LG20, ASM2129224v1, whole genome shotgun sequence genome containing:
- the tjp1a gene encoding tight junction protein ZO-1 isoform X9, with product MSSKASNKSAAMEETVIWEQHTVTLHRAAGFGFGIAISGGRDNPHFQSGETSIVISDVLKGGPAEGLLQENDRVVMVNAVSMDNVEHAYAVQQLRKSGKNAKITIRRKRKVQIPVSRPGDRETMSEHEEEDSEEDDGYEHHSGGQSAYEGARGGTGTGRRHDRERSSSGRRDHSASRERSVSPRSDRRSQTSSAPSRPSKVTLVKSRKNEVEYGLRLASHIFVKDISPESLAARDGNIQEGDVVLKINGTVTENLSLIDAKKLIERSKGKLKMVVQRDERATLLNIPDLDDSVPSANNSDRDDISEIHSLASDHSNRSHGRGSRSRSPDRSEPSDRHSPRQMSNGSHRSRDDDRISKPGAISTPVKSSDDGVLSLASDQANFRDDKLLPPLPEPKPVYAQPGQPDVDLPVSPSDAPVPSAAHDESILRPSMKLVKFKKGESVGLRLAGGNDVGIFVAGVLEDSPAAKEGLEEGDQLLRVNNVDFTNIIREEAVLFLLDLPKGEEVNILAQKKKDVYRRIVESDVGDSFYIRTHFEYEKESPYGLSFNKGEVFRVVDTLYNGKLGSWLAIRIGKNHQEVERGIIPNKNRAEQLSSVQYTLPKTPGGDRADFWRFRGLRSSKRNLRKSREDLSAQPVQTKFPAYERVVLREAGFLRPVVIFGPIADVGREKLAREEPDIFELAKTQQHQGGEKSEPRDAGTDQKSSGIIRLHTIKQIIDRDKHAVLDITPNAVDRLNYAQWYPIVVFLNPDTKQGVKNMRTRLCPESRKSARKLYDRALKLRKSNHHLFTTTINLNNMNDGWFGALKEIIQQQQNQLVWVSEGKADGTAEDDLDIHDDRLSYLSAPGSEYSMYSTDSRHTSDYEDTDTEGGAYTDQELDETLNDDVGPPTEPAITRSSEPVREDPPVIQEPPGYAGYQHTVQPDPLNRIDPAGFKAPVPQQKAEAAAVPSIPQQPEPLAETLPPAVDVTVKTVGGLSPDEAPGAPHSQPSPNPEAGSLRRPTPELAPQSFSPEPLQSGTASTEPKMYQNDPYSTDNNTGRISHTMKPVTYNPQQGYHPDQPYRDYDHPPSRYDVSSSGVSSGGGYPEPKYRNYDSNPPYENSVPHYDQQTWNPYKQPLSTANSQGYDPRLPYGDGPDSQYTPPLRHDGHPSQQGFDGRPRYGKPTGPGPVRYDDPPPPAPPDLHYNQDSHLSTYPSAARSPEPPAQRPAFNQGPTPPQKSYKPQQYDPIPVNSETSPTPPFKAEAPSPSPADPPKPTPARDEKPEDDPAMRPQSVLTRVKMFENKRSVSMDRARDAGDSSGNRAADLPLKAGGVIPKANSLSNLDQEKTFRAPGPQKPQPQVADDIVRSNHYDPDEDEDYYRKQLSYFDKLQTGPNKPQPQVQTTHNYPRTESVEKPSPVEKKYEPVPQVTPPLQPATLPKPAPEAKPPAREDTVQTNFLPHKSFPEKSPVNGTSEQPPKTVTSTGAPPVSSYNRYTPKPYTTSAKPFARMFDSPKFNHNLLPNDKPEIAPKGRSSSPVKPQIPPQPQNTDHDSGLDTFTRTVDHRTKHQHNNINAVPKAIPVSPSALDDDEDEDEGHTVVATARGIFNSNGGVLSSIETGVSIIIPQGAIPDGVEQEIYFKVCRDNSILPPLDKEKGETLLSPLVMCGPHGLKFLKPVELRLPHCASMTPDGWSFALKSSDSSSGDPKSWQNKSLPGDPNYLVGANCVSVLIDHF
- the tjp1a gene encoding tight junction protein ZO-1 isoform X5, translating into MKYQKYITVMQMAMGVTASNKDCLPTKRQLWVTPQDGDTSPPGDPGCSDGLTGATGGAGAMAMPATSTLSLPMSQGKPSLRRIKGRIHRSKSLDSIDLLDSSSAAMEETVIWEQHTVTLHRAAGFGFGIAISGGRDNPHFQSGETSIVISDVLKGGPAEGLLQENDRVVMVNAVSMDNVEHAYAVQQLRKSGKNAKITIRRKRKVQIPVSRPGDRETMSEHEEEDSEEDDGYEHHSGGQSAYEGARGGTGTGRRHDRERSSSGRRDHSASRERSVSPRSDRRSQTSSAPSRPSKVTLVKSRKNEVEYGLRLASHIFVKDISPESLAARDGNIQEGDVVLKINGTVTENLSLIDAKKLIERSKGKLKMVVQRDERATLLNIPDLDDSVPSANNSDRDDISEIHSLASDHSNRSHGRGSRSRSPDRSEPSDRHSPRQMSNGSHRSRDDDRISKPGAISTPVKSSDDGVLSLASDQANFRDDKLLPPLPEPKPVYAQPGQPDVDLPVSPSDAPVPSAAHDESILRPSMKLVKFKKGESVGLRLAGGNDVGIFVAGVLEDSPAAKEGLEEGDQLLRVNNVDFTNIIREEAVLFLLDLPKGEEVNILAQKKKDVYRRIVESDVGDSFYIRTHFEYEKESPYGLSFNKGEVFRVVDTLYNGKLGSWLAIRIGKNHQEVERGIIPNKNRAEQLSSVQYTLPKTPGGDRADFWRFRGLRSSKRNLRKSREDLSAQPVQTKFPAYERVVLREAGFLRPVVIFGPIADVGREKLAREEPDIFELAKTQQHQGGEKSEPRDAGTDQKSSGIIRLHTIKQIIDRDKHAVLDITPNAVDRLNYAQWYPIVVFLNPDTKQGVKNMRTRLCPESRKSARKLYDRALKLRKSNHHLFTTTINLNNMNDGWFGALKEIIQQQQNQLVWVSEGKADGTAEDDLDIHDDRLSYLSAPGSEYSMYSTDSRHTSDYEDTDTEGGAYTDQELDETLNDDVGPPTEPAITRSSEPVREDPPVIQEPPGYAGYQHTVQPDPLNRIDPAGFKAPVPQQKAEAAAVPSIPQQPEPLAETLPPAVDVTVKTVGGLSPDEAPGAPHSQPSPNPEAGSLRRPTPELAPQSFSPEPLQSGTASTEPKMYQNDPYSTDNNTGRISHTMKPVTYNPQQGYHPDQPYRDYDHPPSRYDVSSSGVSSGGGYPEPKYRNYDSNPPYENSVPHYDQQTWNPYKQPLSTANSQGYDPRLPYGDGPDSQYTPPLRHDGHPSQQGFDGRPRYGKPTGPGPVRYDDPPPPAPPDLHYNQDSHLSTYPSAARSPEPPAQRPAFNQGPTPPQKSYKPQQYDPIPVNSETSPTPPFKAEAPSPSPADPPKPTPARDEKPEDDPAMRPQSVLTRVKMFENKRSVSMDRARDAGDSSGNRAADLPLKAGGVIPKANSLSNLDQEKTFRAPGPQKPQPQVADDIVRSNHYDPDEDEDYYRKQLSYFDKLQTGPNKPQPQVQTTHNYPRTESVEKPSPVEKKYEPVPQVTPPLQPATLPKPAPEAKPPAREDTVQTNFLPHKSFPEKSPVNGTSEQPPKTVTSTGAPPVSSYNRYTPKPYTTSAKPFARMFDSPKFNHNLLPNDKPEIAPKGRSSSPVKPQIPPQPQNTDHDSGLDTFTRTVDHRTKHQHNNINAVPKAIPVSPSALDDDEDEDEGHTVVATARGIFNSNGGVLSSIETGVSIIIPQGAIPDGVEQEIYFKVCRDNSILPPLDKEKGETLLSPLVMCGPHGLKFLKPVELRLPHCASMTPDGDPKSWQNKSLPGDPNYLVGANCVSVLIDHF